A region of the Gammaproteobacteria bacterium genome:
ATCAGCTTCGCGTTCAGGAAGCCCTCGAGGCTGACGAAGCTCTGCGGGAAGGGCTCATAGGGCTCGCCTTCGGCGATCCTGTCGACATCCTCCGGAGGCTCCGGATTGTAGCGCTCCATCAGCTCATGATACTCGCGCACGGCGGCCAGCGACGTGTCCTCGTAGCTCGGAACGACCTGTGAATTCACCAGGAAGCGGGTGTGCGACTCGGGGTCGTCGCGTCCTTCGCGCATGAGCGCGAGCAAGTTCTCGCTTCCCACGAAGGAGACATTGGCGACGGGAATGTGGAGCCCCAGGTCGACGGCGTCCCGGGCGAAGGCGGCGCACGCCTGGTAGGCGCCGATGCAGATCACGGCGTCGGGGGACTGGCCCTGCAGGATTTCCACCTGCGCTCTCATGCTGGCGTCGAACTGGGTGCCGCGCATGTAGGTGGCCTCGCCGGCCATGGTCTCTCCGTGCGCCGCGAGTGCCTCGCGCACGCCGGCCCACCCGCTCCGGCCGTAGGCGTCGTTCTGGTAGAACACCGCCACCCGCCGGCGCCCGATGCGCACGAAGTTGTCGACCAGCCCCGCCGTCTCCTGCCGGTACGAGGCGCGCAGATTGAAGGCGAACTCGCCGTAGGGCGGTTCTCGTTGCGGCTCCGCCCCGGTGAAGGGGAAGAAGAGATAGATCTGTTCGTCCCGGAACCTCTTGAGCAGGGGCAGCACGCGGGTGACGGTGGGGGTGCCCACGTATCCGAAGAGCAGGAAGACGCTCTCGTCCTGCATGAGCTGGATCGTGTTCGCGACGCAGGGATCGGGCTGATAGCCGTCGTCGGTGAGCTTGAGTACGATCCTGCGGCCGTTGACCCCGCCGTTGTCGTTGACGTGGTTGAACCAGGCCATCGAGCCGCGGTAGAGTTCGGTGCCCAGGCCGCGGGAGGGACCCGAGAACGCGGCCGACACGCCCAGTACGATGTCGCCCTCCTGGGCAGGACCGGAGTTCCGGCCTCGATGACGCGCCGGACCCGTGGCCGCAGCCAGCGGCCCGGCCCAGGGAGCCGCCGCCAGCGCCGCCAGCCCGGAGCGGATGAGGGAGCGGCGTGTCACAAGCCGAGAACCAACCGCACCCTCGCCCTTGCCGACCCGGCACCCGGTCATGCGGGATACTCCCTTCCGTATGTTGCGCGGTGTTGGAAACGTCGATATCGCTGCCCGCCCCCGCGTCCGCCGTCTCCCTGGGGGCAACCATGGATACTAGTGTCCGCTCGGGCTCAACTCAATGCGCTCCGCCGACCCGGTCGTTATATCTTAGGAGATGGTTGCCGTTTCAGGCAGTGTCGTCCGGCACGCCTAGACATCCAGTAGCCAGGCACATGCGCCCAGTAGAAACCTCCGAGCAGGGAAATCCGGTCGCGCGAGTCGCATCGCGGGCAAGGCACCCCGGAGGGCTCCTGTTCAGCCTGTCGCTCACGCTGCTGCTCACCACCTGCCGCGATCCCGTAGAACCTCCCGTCGAGCGCGTCGCGGCGATCGAGTTCTCCACCGCCACCCTCGAACTGGTGGCTTCCCGGGACGGAAGCGCGCTCTCCTACCGGGGCGCCGTCGATCTGGCCAACACCGGCAACGTGGCGGTCGGGCCGGTGAGCCTGTCGGCTCGCGCCGCGCGCACGGGCGGGGTCGCCGTGCCCGGCATGGTTCCGACAGCCACGCCTTCCGAGATACCGACGCTGAACCCCGGCACGAGCGAGACCGTGTCCATAGTGGTGATGGTGCCGGACGCCGCCCAGGCGGGCAGCTACGAGGCCACGCTGGAGGCACAGGCCGGCAGCGACGCCCGTGCATCGCTCGGACTGCGCTTCCAGCTGGAGCAGCGGGTGGGGCCGGTCGACGGCACGCACATCCGCATCGCGGCGGGGAACCGGCGCATCCGCCAGGGCGACGTGGTGCGTTTCTCGGCCGAGGTCCGGGACAGCAGCGGCGCCGCGGTGAAGGGGGCGCAGGTGACCTGGCGCACCACCCCGCCGGATGCCGGGCTGTTCGACGCGGATGGCCGGTTCGTAGCCTACGCCCCCGGGCACATCACGGTCGTCGCGCGTACACAGGTCAACGTCAACGGCACGATTCGGCCGGATTCCGCCACCACGCCCGTCACGGTCCAGGCACGCGGGCTCTCGCAGGCGCTCCGCCTGGTTGGAAAGGGCGCCGTCGACGACCGCTACACTTCGGACCTGTGGGTGCACGGCGACCACGCCTACACCGGCACCTGGGGCATGCGGGCCGAGCTTCCGGGCAACCTTCTGTACGCCTGGACGCTGGACGCCGCGGGAATGCCCACCCTTTCCGACTCGCTCGTCGTGAGCGCGCGCACGGTGAACGATGTAAAGATCCGGGCGGACGGCCGGCTCGGCGTGCTGACCCACGAGGGCGACCCCGAAGGCCTCAACGGGGTCACCTTCTTCGACCTTTCCGATCCGGCGCACCCGCAGATCATCAGCCGCTTTACCGAAGGTCTGGCCACCGGCGTCCACAACGCGTGGCTGGAAGGCGATTACGCCTATCTGGCTCTCGACCCCTACAACAGCGGACTGCGCATCCTCGACATCTCCGATCCGGCTTCACCTCGCCTCGCCGCCAGCTTCTACGCCGGCTCGAGCATGCTCCACGACGTCTACGTCCGGGACGGGCTGGCCTTCCTGTCGCACTGGGATGCGGGGCTCGTCATCCTCGACGTGGGCAACGGGATGGCCGGGGGATCGCCCACCAACCCGGTGGAGGTGAGCCGCCTGCAGGATCTGGGCGGGCAGACCCACAACGTCTGGTACTGGCCCGAGGCCGGCTACGCCTTCGTGGGCGAGGAGCAGTTCGGCTATTCCACGAGTCCCTCGGGGATCATGCATGTGGTGGATCTCCGCGACATCACCCGGCCGCGCGAGGTCGCGACCTATGAGGTCCAGGGGGCCACGTCGCACAACTACTGGATGGACGAGGATGCCGCGACCCTGTACCTGGCGTGGTACGAGCGCGGCCTGCGCGTTCTGGACGTCAGCGGCGAACTCATGGGCCAACTGGAGCTCCAGGGCCGCGAGACCGGCTTCATCGACTACGGCAACGAGACCAACTACTGCTTTCTGGGCCCCGAGGACACATGCACGTGGGCTCCCCAGCTGCACGACAACGGCAAGCTGTACGCCGCCGACATGAACCACGGGCTGGTCGTTCTGGAGCCGGACCCCTGAGACGGGTCGGCGCGGCGCTGCTCCTGGTGGCCTGCGGAGGGGCGGCGGATGGCCCGGAGGACCCGCCCCGCCTGTACGTCACTTCCGGGTTCACGGACCGGATCCATGTGCTGGACGCGCGCGACGGGACCACCCTGCGCATCGTCTCGCTGGACCGCCGCCGCACCGAGACCGACGAGCCCCACGGCGTGACCGTTTCCGCCGACGGCCGCCACTGGTACGCCACCCTCGCGCACGGGCACCCCACCCTGTGGAAGTTCGAGACCGACGGCGACCGGCTGGTCGGGCGCCTCCAGCTGGACATGCCGGGCGCGGCGCGGGTGGAACTCACCCCCGACGGCCGCCGCGCCTTCATCCCCGACTACTGGCGGGGCGGCCTGGGAGACGAAAGCCGCGTGGCGGTGGTGGACGTCCACGACCTGACCGTGGCGGCGCTGCCGGTGGTGTGCCCCGCCCCCCACCACGCCGCCGTCGACCCGGCCGGGACGCGGGTCGCCGTCACCTGCTCGCTCTCCGACGAAATCGTGCTGATGGACGCGGCCTCGGCGGCCACCCTCGCCCGCGTCCCGGCCGGACCCGATCCCGCCCCCGCCGGAACGCCGCGCTACACCCCCATGAACGTCGCCTGGAGCCCCGACGGCGCCCGCTTCTTCGCAACCATGGCTGGGAGCGGGGAGGTGCGGGCCTTCTCCCGCGCGGGCCAACCAGAGGGCGCCGTCGCGGTGGGGCCCATGCCCGCACAGATCGCGGGCTCGGCGGACGGGCGGGTGCTGGTGGTGGCGAACCGGCGCGGCGGCTCGGTGTCGGTGCTCGACCCGGCCACCCTCACGGAGGTGCGCCGCATCGAGCTGGCTGGCGCGGCGTTCCCGCACGGGGTGGCGCTCGACCCGCCGGGCGAGGTCGCCTACGTGACCTGGGAGGGCGGGGTCGGCGAGGCCGGGGGGGTGGCCGCCGTGCGCATCGGCACGGGCGAACTGCTGTGGAGACGCGAGGTCGGCGTCCTCACTCTGGGGATTGCGTACCTTCCCGGCCGCGGGACCGGTCGAACCTGAGCGCCGCGGAGTTGATGCAGTAGCGCTGGCCGGTGGGGGCGGGACCGTCCCCGAATACATGGCCGAGATGGGCGTCGCACTCCGCGCACAGCACCTCGGTGCGGCGCATGAAGAAGCTGCGGTCGTCCTCGAGACGGATGTCGGCGCCTTCGGCCGTGTCGCTGAAGCTCGGCCATCCCGTCCCCGAATCGTACTTGTCCCCCGAGTCGAACAGCGGGGCTTCGCAGCACACGCAGCGATAGAGGCCGTCGTCCTTCAGGTTCCAGTAAGCTCCGGTAAAGGCCCGCTCCGTCCCCTTGCGGCGGGTTACGCGAAACTGCTCCCGGGTCAGACGCTGCTTCCATTCACGGTCGCTCACGCGTACTCCGGCCTTCCCTTTCCTGCCCATGATCTCTACTCCCCAATCAGCGACGACGCGGCGACGAAGTCTCCGTAGTCGAGTTCGTCGTCCTCATCGTCGTCGTCTTCCTCATCCAGCTCCATGAGAGACAGCGAAGTCGCGGAGCCGCGCGGGAGCGTGAAGCGAATCGTGGTTCCCTCCTCGATCACGCTCTCGGCCCAGACCTCGCCTCCCATGGCGATCACCAGATGGCGCACGATTGCAAGCCCCAGGCCAGTCCCTCCTTCCGCTCTCGAGCGGGCCGGATCCACCCGGTAGAACCGTTCGAAGATGCGCGGCAGGTGGGCCGGCAGGATGCCGCTGCCCGTATCCCTTACCGACACGAGGAGGAGGCCCTCACTCGCCTCGGACTCGACCTGCACCCGGATCGACCCTCCCGAGGGGGTGTGCCGGAGCGCGTTGTCGAAGAGGTTCTGGAAGATCTGCGAGAGCCCGCGGGCGTCGGCCGTCGCGATTCCGGTTCCGTCGATGTGCAGCCGCACGCTCGATTCGGAGACGCGCGGCCCGGCCTGGGCCCAGGCCTTGACGGCCACCTCTTCCACCCGGACCGGTTCGGACTGGGGCACCCATCCCCCGGACTCCAGGCGTGACAGGTCGAGCAGGTCCTCGACCAGCTGCTGCAGGCGCACGGTATTGCGCCAGATGAGATCGAGGAAGCTCTGGCGGAGGTCCTCGGGCGGATCGTCCTCGAGGAGGGTCTCCGAAAACCCGCGCACCGCGGTTAGGGGCGTCTTGAGTTCGTGGGACGCGTTGGCGACAAAGTCGCTCCGCACTTCTTCGAGGCGCCGGATCTCGCTCACGTCGACGAAGGTGATGACGGCCCCGCCCGCCCCCAGCGGCCGGCCCGACACCAGGTACCGCTTCTCGCCCAGGTGGACTTCGCGCGCGCCCACGGCTTGGGACGGAGCCGCCTCCATGAGCAGCCGGAGCTCCGCGGAACGCACGAACAGGCTCACATGCGTCAGCGCGGGAACCGGCTCCACGTCGAGAATGCGCATCGCAGCCTCGTTGATGCGCACCAGACGGGCATCGGCGTTCAGGGCGACAACCCCCTCGTTGATGGCGTTGAGCACGTCGCGCACCTCGTCGCGCGCGCCCGCAAGCTCGCGGATGCGCGCGTCCAGGTCCGAGGTGAGGCGGTTGAAGGCCTCGACCAGCTCGGCGAGTTCGGTCATGCGCGACGAAGCCAGCGGCTGCATGCCGTCCGCGCCGGCGGCGATCAGGCGCGCGCGCGCCGCCACCCGCTCGAGGGGATGGGCCAGGGCGCGCGCCAGCACGTACGAGAGACCTAGCGCCAGGACGATCGCCACCGCGCCGGCGCCGGCGATGGCCCCCTGCGTCTGAATCACCGTGGCGTCGATGGCCTCAAGCGACGCCGCCAGACGCAGGACGACGGGCTCGCCCTCGAACCCGAGCACGGTCGCTGCGTACAGGAGGGCAACTCCCACCGTCGCGCTCCGGCGCTCGGCGAACGTGGTCGAACCCGCGAGGGCCCCCTGCACCTCCGGGCGGTCGCCGTGGTTCTCCATCGCGCGGTAGTCCGAATCGGAGTCGGCGAGAACGGTCCCGTCGGGCGCGATCACCGTAACCCTGTAGTCGACCCGCTCCCGCATGCGCTCCGCCAGCTCTTGCAGATTGGAGAAGCCCCCATCGCTTCCCTCCAGCAGCAGCTGCGCCAGCGCCAG
Encoded here:
- the msrB gene encoding peptide-methionine (R)-S-oxide reductase MsrB, translating into MGRKGKAGVRVSDREWKQRLTREQFRVTRRKGTERAFTGAYWNLKDDGLYRCVCCEAPLFDSGDKYDSGTGWPSFSDTAEGADIRLEDDRSFFMRRTEVLCAECDAHLGHVFGDGPAPTGQRYCINSAALRFDRSRGREGTQSPE
- a CDS encoding ATP-binding protein, whose translation is MKLRAHHGLFLGFVAVVGILVAAMVVIVGTGLRRQLVESYQSDLAGDLALAQLLLEGSDGGFSNLQELAERMRERVDYRVTVIAPDGTVLADSDSDYRAMENHGDRPEVQGALAGSTTFAERRSATVGVALLYAATVLGFEGEPVVLRLAASLEAIDATVIQTQGAIAGAGAVAIVLALGLSYVLARALAHPLERVAARARLIAAGADGMQPLASSRMTELAELVEAFNRLTSDLDARIRELAGARDEVRDVLNAINEGVVALNADARLVRINEAAMRILDVEPVPALTHVSLFVRSAELRLLMEAAPSQAVGAREVHLGEKRYLVSGRPLGAGGAVITFVDVSEIRRLEEVRSDFVANASHELKTPLTAVRGFSETLLEDDPPEDLRQSFLDLIWRNTVRLQQLVEDLLDLSRLESGGWVPQSEPVRVEEVAVKAWAQAGPRVSESSVRLHIDGTGIATADARGLSQIFQNLFDNALRHTPSGGSIRVQVESEASEGLLLVSVRDTGSGILPAHLPRIFERFYRVDPARSRAEGGTGLGLAIVRHLVIAMGGEVWAESVIEEGTTIRFTLPRGSATSLSLMELDEEDDDDEDDELDYGDFVAASSLIGE
- a CDS encoding ABC transporter substrate-binding protein, with the protein product MTGCRVGKGEGAVGSRLVTRRSLIRSGLAALAAAPWAGPLAAATGPARHRGRNSGPAQEGDIVLGVSAAFSGPSRGLGTELYRGSMAWFNHVNDNGGVNGRRIVLKLTDDGYQPDPCVANTIQLMQDESVFLLFGYVGTPTVTRVLPLLKRFRDEQIYLFFPFTGAEPQREPPYGEFAFNLRASYRQETAGLVDNFVRIGRRRVAVFYQNDAYGRSGWAGVREALAAHGETMAGEATYMRGTQFDASMRAQVEILQGQSPDAVICIGAYQACAAFARDAVDLGLHIPVANVSFVGSENLLALMREGRDDPESHTRFLVNSQVVPSYEDTSLAAVREYHELMERYNPEPPEDVDRIAEGEPYEPFPQSFVSLEGFLNAKLITEIIARMGSDPDRSQIEQAVFAVRNYDIGVGERVSFGPERRQGLDRVYYTVPEGDRFVPLDDWESRFAMS
- a CDS encoding YncE family protein, which gives rise to MACGGAADGPEDPPRLYVTSGFTDRIHVLDARDGTTLRIVSLDRRRTETDEPHGVTVSADGRHWYATLAHGHPTLWKFETDGDRLVGRLQLDMPGAARVELTPDGRRAFIPDYWRGGLGDESRVAVVDVHDLTVAALPVVCPAPHHAAVDPAGTRVAVTCSLSDEIVLMDAASAATLARVPAGPDPAPAGTPRYTPMNVAWSPDGARFFATMAGSGEVRAFSRAGQPEGAVAVGPMPAQIAGSADGRVLVVANRRGGSVSVLDPATLTEVRRIELAGAAFPHGVALDPPGEVAYVTWEGGVGEAGGVAAVRIGTGELLWRREVGVLTLGIAYLPGRGTGRT